GAGTATACAAAAATTTATCTGCCAAATGAAGTTTTTTAGGTTCTTTAACAATTTCTTTGAACATCGCTTTTGCTACTTTCAATGTGTCATATCTCAAGTTAATGGCATTTAGCTTCGGAATATTATAGAAGTTTTTTTCTAATTGATCAATTTGTCCTTTTGTTTCTGATAGCGTTGTTCTAAAAAAAACAATCTCTTTGTCAGACATGCCAGCTTCATAATAATGTTCTTGTTTTTCTCTAGTCAGTTCAGGAACGACTTCTTTGTTTTTTCGTTTAGAAATCTTTCGATAAATTATCCAACTGATAGCAATTAAGATAAATACGGTACCAAGATTTTCATTAATATCCGTTAAAACGCACATTCCTATTAAAAAACCAATAACACCGACGATTGTGTATTTCATTCTCTTCATTTTGTCACTCCTCTTTTCAAGTATTTTTTGTATAGTATTAGTTTAGCATAAGGAAGTAAAAACATTATCAGTCCTAAGTTTGATTTATAAATAAGTATTAAGGATACAGCGAGTTTTGTTGAAATAACGACTCTTTAAAGGTATCATAAACATAAATAAGTGAATTGACAAGGAGCAGGCATGAATGAAAGATAAATTTAATGAAGAAACGCTCGAAAGAAAAGAGGTATTCAAAGGATCAGTGATTGATGTGTGTGTTGATACGGTTGAATTACCTAATGGGAAAACATCAAAACGTGAATTGGTTTTTCATAAAGGAGCAGTTGGTATTTTAGCCATTACACCGATGAATCGCATTGTGTTAGTCAAACAATTTCGTAAAGCAATAGAAAAAAGTATTTTAGAAATACCAGCAGGAAAAATTGAAGCATATGAAGATAACCCGTTAGAAACAGCTAAGCGTGAACTAGAGGAAGAAACCTTTTATCAATGTGATTCAATGGTTGAAGTGGCCGATTTTGTTACATCTCCAGGTTTTTGTAATGAAAGAATGGTCTTATTTCAAGCTAATGGTATCAAAAAAGCCGATAATCCTTTACCAAGAGATGAGGATGAATTTTTAGATATCGTGGAGTTATCTTTAGAGGAAGTGAAAGAGTACATTCGTCTTGGTACAATTTGTGATGCTAAGACATTATATGCTATTCTATTATGGGAAATGCAAATGAAATAAGGAGTTTATCATGTCGAAAGAAAAACAAAAGAAAGTAGAAACAACGTCAAAACAAATTTTAACAAGAAGTCGTGTAAGAGAACATAATAAAAACGAACAACGTAATGCATGGTTAAACCGAGCGATTGTGATTATCGTCATCTTATTAGTCATTATGTTGTATGCTATTTTTAAACTGTAAGGGAGTTTATGTATGAAAATTGGAATCATTGGGGCAATGGAACAAGAAGTTGTGTTATTAAAAAATCAACTAGAAAATAAAAAAGAATGGCATGAAGCAGGTGTGTCATTTTATTCAGGAAGTATTGGAACACATGAAATTGTAGTAACACAATCAGGTATAGGCAAAGTTTTAGCTGGGTTAACAGCGACGTTACTAATTAGTCATTATCATGTTGATTGTTTAATTAATTCAGGATCTGCTGGTGGTATTGGTAAAGGTTTATCGATTGGAGATATTGTCATTTCTGATAAATTAGCTTATTTTGATTCGGACGTTACAGCATTTGGTTATGAATATGGGCAAATGCCACAGATGCCATTATTTTATGAAGCAAGTAATCAACTCATGAGTGTAGCGATAAAAGCAGCTGAGGATAAGCAATTAGCAACACACATTGGGTTGATTGTTTCAGGAGATACCTTTGTCCATAGTCAAGAACAAATAGCCCACATAAAAAAACATTTTCCTGACGTTTTAGCTAATGAGATGGAAGGCGCGGCGATTGCTCAAGTGGCGCATCAATATAAGTGTCCATTTGTTGTGATCCGTGCCATTAGTGATGTAGGCG
This genomic stretch from Vagococcus sp. CY52-2 harbors:
- a CDS encoding 5'-methylthioadenosine/adenosylhomocysteine nucleosidase; this translates as MKIGIIGAMEQEVVLLKNQLENKKEWHEAGVSFYSGSIGTHEIVVTQSGIGKVLAGLTATLLISHYHVDCLINSGSAGGIGKGLSIGDIVISDKLAYFDSDVTAFGYEYGQMPQMPLFYEASNQLMSVAIKAAEDKQLATHIGLIVSGDTFVHSQEQIAHIKKHFPDVLANEMEGAAIAQVAHQYKCPFVVIRAISDVGDENASVNFDEFIIEAGKKSAEMVVELVKQLN
- a CDS encoding NUDIX hydrolase; translation: MKDKFNEETLERKEVFKGSVIDVCVDTVELPNGKTSKRELVFHKGAVGILAITPMNRIVLVKQFRKAIEKSILEIPAGKIEAYEDNPLETAKRELEEETFYQCDSMVEVADFVTSPGFCNERMVLFQANGIKKADNPLPRDEDEFLDIVELSLEEVKEYIRLGTICDAKTLYAILLWEMQMK
- a CDS encoding 5-bromo-4-chloroindolyl phosphate hydrolysis family protein; translated protein: MKRMKYTIVGVIGFLIGMCVLTDINENLGTVFILIAISWIIYRKISKRKNKEVVPELTREKQEHYYEAGMSDKEIVFFRTTLSETKGQIDQLEKNFYNIPKLNAINLRYDTLKVAKAMFKEIVKEPKKLHLADKFLYTHLPNLVEMTNKYADISNHEIKSKETYDTLNNSIGAIENVSRLIIEDYENFVSDDIEDLEVEISIAKQNANKEAFKHNISDDQEEL